The Halarchaeum grantii genome includes a window with the following:
- a CDS encoding 50S ribosomal protein L1, which produces MADNIEEAVAQAIEEAPERNFRETVDLAINLRDLDLNDPSNRVDESVVLPSGTGQETRIVVFAEGETAVRAEDVADDVLGGDELEDLGDDDDAAKDLADETDFFIAEASMMQDIGRYLGTVLGPRGKMPTPLQPDDDVVETVNRMKNTVQLRSRDRRTFHTRVGAEDMSADDIASNIDVIVRRLHADLEKGPMNVDSIYVKTTMGPSVEVA; this is translated from the coding sequence ATGGCAGATAACATAGAAGAGGCAGTCGCGCAAGCGATCGAGGAGGCCCCAGAGCGGAACTTCCGTGAGACGGTGGACCTCGCGATCAACCTCCGTGACCTCGACCTCAACGACCCGTCGAACCGCGTCGACGAGAGCGTCGTGCTGCCGTCGGGCACCGGACAGGAGACGCGTATCGTGGTTTTCGCCGAAGGTGAGACGGCCGTCCGAGCCGAAGACGTCGCAGACGACGTCCTCGGTGGCGACGAGCTCGAAGACCTCGGTGACGACGATGACGCTGCGAAGGACCTCGCCGATGAGACCGACTTCTTCATCGCCGAAGCGTCCATGATGCAGGACATCGGTCGCTACCTCGGTACCGTCCTCGGTCCGCGCGGGAAGATGCCGACCCCGCTCCAGCCCGACGACGACGTTGTCGAGACCGTCAACCGCATGAAGAACACCGTGCAGCTCCGGTCGCGTGACCGGCGCACCTTCCACACCCGCGTCGGTGCGGAGGACATGAGCGCCGACGACATCGCGTCCAACATCGACGTCATCGTGCGTCGACTGCACGCCGACCTCGAGAAGGGGCCCATGAACGTCGACTCCATCTACGTGAAGACGACGATGGGTCCCTCCGTGGAGGTGGCCTAA
- a CDS encoding 50S ribosomal protein L10, with protein sequence MSADSERTTETIPEWKKEEVEALVEFLESYDSVGVVNVAGIPSRQLQDMRRELHGSAELRMSRNTLLKRALREVDDGLEDLTEFAHGQVGLVGTNDNPFGLYKQLEASKTPAPINAGEVAPNDIVIPEGDTGIDPGPFVGELQQIGADARIQEGSIQVLSDSVVTEEGDVVSDDVANVLGELGIEPKEVGLDLRSVFSEGVLFDPEDLAIDVEEYRADIQSAVASARNLSINAEYPTAATVPDMLRKAAGEAKSVGLEAAIESPDLMDDLVSTADAQVRALAANIDDEEALPEELRGVEAPAATAEESTEESEEEQAEEEEAEPEDDGDDDDEDAGGEGLGEMFG encoded by the coding sequence ATGTCCGCAGACTCCGAGCGCACGACGGAGACCATTCCCGAGTGGAAGAAGGAGGAAGTCGAGGCGCTCGTGGAGTTCCTCGAGTCCTACGACTCCGTCGGCGTCGTCAACGTCGCCGGCATTCCGTCGCGCCAGCTGCAGGACATGCGCCGCGAACTCCACGGGAGCGCCGAGCTCCGCATGAGCCGGAACACGCTCCTGAAGCGTGCGCTCCGCGAGGTCGACGACGGCCTCGAAGACCTCACCGAGTTCGCACACGGTCAGGTCGGACTCGTCGGCACGAACGACAACCCGTTCGGCCTCTACAAGCAGCTCGAGGCGTCCAAGACGCCCGCGCCCATCAACGCCGGGGAAGTCGCCCCGAACGACATCGTCATCCCCGAGGGTGACACCGGAATCGATCCGGGTCCGTTCGTCGGCGAACTCCAGCAGATCGGTGCCGACGCACGCATTCAGGAGGGCTCCATCCAGGTGCTCTCCGACTCCGTCGTCACCGAGGAAGGCGACGTCGTCTCCGACGACGTCGCGAACGTCCTCGGTGAGCTCGGCATCGAGCCGAAGGAGGTCGGTCTCGACCTCCGGAGCGTCTTCAGCGAGGGCGTTCTCTTCGACCCCGAAGACCTCGCGATCGACGTCGAGGAGTACCGCGCGGACATCCAGTCCGCCGTCGCCTCGGCGCGGAACCTCTCCATCAACGCCGAATACCCGACCGCCGCCACCGTCCCCGACATGCTCCGCAAGGCCGCCGGGGAAGCGAAGAGCGTCGGTCTCGAAGCCGCGATCGAGAGCCCCGACCTGATGGACGACCTCGTCAGCACGGCCGACGCGCAGGTTCGCGCGCTCGCCGCCAACATCGACGACGAGGAGGCGCTCCCCGAGGAACTCCGCGGCGTGGAGGCACCCGCCGCCACGGCCGAGGAGTCCACGGAGGAGTCCGAGGAAGAACAGGCTGAAGAAGAAGAAGCCGAACCCGAAGACGACGGCGACGACGACGACGAAGACGCCGGCGGCGAGGGTCTCGGCGAGATGTTCGGTTAA
- the rpl12p gene encoding 50S ribosomal protein P1 encodes MEYVYAALILNESGDEINEDNVTAVLEAAGVEVEESRVKALVAALEDVDIEDAIESAAAVPAAGASGGSSSGSSEETEESEESDDAEAEEADEGGEEEEDEEASGEGLGDLFG; translated from the coding sequence ATGGAGTACGTTTACGCTGCACTCATCCTGAACGAATCGGGCGACGAGATCAACGAGGACAACGTCACGGCGGTTCTCGAGGCCGCTGGCGTCGAGGTCGAGGAATCCCGCGTCAAGGCGCTCGTCGCCGCGCTGGAGGACGTCGACATCGAGGACGCCATCGAGTCCGCCGCGGCCGTCCCGGCCGCCGGCGCGTCCGGTGGCTCTTCCTCCGGTAGCTCCGAGGAGACCGAGGAGTCCGAGGAGTCCGACGACGCCGAGGCTGAGGAAGCCGACGAAGGCGGCGAGGAAGAAGAGGACGAGGAGGCCTCCGGTGAGGGCCTCGGCGACCTCTTCGGCTAA
- a CDS encoding tripartite tricarboxylate transporter permease, whose product MYAFGVRVGFETGSALVVLGFVALGVALGTVSGLTPGLHVNTLAVLLAAAAPALPGPARGVAVAILAAGVVHSILDVVPALALGVPDTAMAPSTLPGHRLVLAGRGREALRLSALGSGAAALLACLFGWPITQAIRPLAPLLREHLTVVLAAVVVFLVLTEASRRQRIGACAAFTCSGVFGVLALDQPTDALLGSGDLLMPAFAGLFGLPVLVAAARGGGPPAQADAAITTSPRRTLLAGLAGAAAGAAVSYVAGVSSAVAAVVALAALPARSDGDRAFLVATSGVNTSNTIFALFAFVALDEAHTGVVVALDRSAVPLDLPLYVVSLLLAAALGVVLVLVVGDRYLDAVRVLPHRAVCLVALGVVCALALVLAGPVGLVVLAAGALVGFVPVHFGARRVHLMGVLIVPIVLAA is encoded by the coding sequence ATGTACGCGTTCGGCGTCCGCGTCGGCTTCGAGACGGGATCGGCACTCGTGGTACTCGGGTTCGTGGCGCTCGGCGTCGCGCTCGGTACCGTCTCGGGGCTGACGCCCGGCCTCCACGTGAACACGCTCGCGGTACTCTTAGCGGCGGCCGCGCCCGCCCTGCCCGGGCCGGCGCGCGGCGTCGCCGTGGCGATACTCGCGGCGGGCGTTGTCCACTCGATCCTCGACGTCGTGCCCGCGCTCGCGCTCGGCGTGCCGGACACGGCGATGGCGCCGTCGACGCTCCCCGGTCACCGCCTCGTGCTCGCCGGCCGGGGTCGCGAAGCCCTTCGGCTCTCCGCGCTCGGGAGCGGCGCGGCCGCGCTCCTCGCGTGTCTCTTCGGGTGGCCGATCACGCAGGCGATTCGGCCGCTCGCGCCGCTCCTGCGCGAGCACCTCACGGTCGTGCTCGCCGCCGTCGTCGTCTTCCTCGTCCTGACCGAGGCCTCGCGCCGCCAGCGCATCGGCGCGTGCGCGGCGTTCACCTGTAGCGGCGTCTTCGGCGTGCTCGCACTTGACCAACCCACGGACGCGCTCCTCGGCAGCGGCGACCTGCTGATGCCGGCGTTCGCGGGTCTGTTCGGGCTCCCGGTGCTCGTGGCGGCGGCACGCGGCGGCGGGCCGCCGGCACAGGCCGACGCGGCGATCACCACGTCGCCGCGCCGCACGCTCCTCGCCGGCCTCGCCGGCGCGGCGGCGGGGGCGGCGGTGAGTTACGTCGCCGGCGTCTCCAGCGCCGTCGCGGCCGTCGTCGCCCTCGCCGCGCTCCCCGCGAGAAGCGACGGTGACCGCGCGTTCCTCGTCGCGACGAGCGGTGTCAACACGAGCAATACAATCTTCGCGCTCTTCGCGTTCGTCGCCCTCGACGAGGCGCACACCGGCGTCGTCGTCGCGCTCGACCGGAGCGCGGTGCCGCTCGACCTCCCGCTCTACGTCGTCTCACTCCTGCTCGCCGCCGCGCTCGGCGTCGTCCTCGTGCTCGTCGTCGGCGACCGCTATCTCGACGCGGTCCGCGTTCTCCCGCACCGGGCGGTCTGCCTCGTCGCGCTCGGCGTCGTCTGCGCGCTCGCGCTCGTGCTCGCGGGACCGGTCGGCCTCGTCGTCCTCGCGGCCGGGGCACTTGTCGGCTTCGTCCCCGTCCACT